The following are encoded in a window of Nibricoccus aquaticus genomic DNA:
- a CDS encoding phytanoyl-CoA dioxygenase family protein, translated as MSHPTDTLPQLYSYGHELDMAEDKVGWLRESNDAADDMEELHRRFEEDGYLYMPGYLDRDEVLAARASLTDRLAEAGVLDPAYPTIDGVCKPGSGYVFKPEITANNPAIQNLLYSGRLPEFYSKFLNEPIRHYDFTWLRAIGPGKGTNPHCDLPYMGRGTHSHMTCWVPYGDISLTLGGLMILEGSHKRMDLLKNYVYRDVDGFCENKPKEVETAKAGKWSFSGSLSHNPPVVREKFGGRWLTTEFKAGDFITFGMFLVHASLDNRTENRLRISSDARYQRASEPIDERWVGINPPGHSTAGKRGRIC; from the coding sequence ATGAGCCACCCCACAGACACCCTTCCCCAGCTTTATTCCTACGGCCACGAACTCGACATGGCCGAAGACAAGGTCGGCTGGCTGCGCGAATCCAATGACGCCGCTGACGACATGGAGGAGCTTCACCGCCGCTTCGAAGAAGACGGTTACCTTTACATGCCCGGCTATCTGGACCGCGACGAAGTGCTCGCCGCCCGCGCCAGCCTGACCGACCGCCTAGCCGAAGCCGGCGTTCTCGATCCTGCCTATCCTACGATCGATGGCGTGTGCAAACCAGGCTCTGGATACGTTTTCAAACCGGAGATCACTGCCAACAATCCCGCCATCCAGAACCTCCTCTATTCGGGACGTCTGCCAGAGTTCTATTCGAAATTCCTCAACGAGCCTATCCGGCATTACGATTTCACCTGGTTGCGCGCGATTGGTCCCGGCAAAGGCACCAACCCGCACTGTGATCTTCCCTACATGGGCCGCGGCACACACTCACACATGACCTGCTGGGTTCCGTACGGAGACATCTCCCTCACTCTTGGCGGGCTGATGATTCTTGAGGGCTCGCACAAGCGCATGGATCTCCTGAAGAACTACGTTTACCGCGACGTCGACGGCTTCTGCGAAAACAAACCCAAGGAAGTGGAAACCGCGAAGGCCGGTAAATGGTCCTTCTCCGGCAGCCTCTCGCACAACCCTCCAGTCGTGCGCGAAAAATTCGGCGGTCGCTGGCTCACCACCGAATTCAAAGCCGGCGATTTCATCACCTTCGGCATGTTCCTGGTTCACGCCTCGCTCGATAACCGCACCGAAAATCGTCTGCGCATTTCCAGCGATGCCCGCTACCAACGCGCGAGCGAGCCCATCGACGAGCGCTGGGTAGGCATCAATCCTCCCGGCCACAGCACCGCAGGCAAACGCGGCCGCATCTGCTAA
- a CDS encoding Gfo/Idh/MocA family protein: MNKTYRAVIVGTGSISDAHLRAIETTHGRVTMEAAMDIDPVRGADFVKRNKIPRHFTDYATMLAEVKPDLVFIATPPAQHAPMSIAAMEAGAWVFCEKPLCGSLAELDRISEAEKRTGCYTACILQMRFGSSTAHVRRLSDEGHLGRPLVGVCNTLWFRDAAYYSVPWRGRWATELGGPTMGLGIHAMDHFLHLMGDWREVRALAATLDRAIEVEDVSMALVTFANGAVGSIVNSALSPRQETYLRLDYQQGTIELTHLYGYTRDNWKFTPVPPAHDDSLLQAWQSFPPDVGSTHGAQLNALVADMDAKRQPLTSGEESRKTLELLTAIYKSAFTGEIVSRGSIKPGDPFYTALHGQCSPRRVTTKSVS, translated from the coding sequence ATGAACAAAACCTACCGCGCAGTCATCGTCGGCACCGGTTCCATCAGCGACGCACACCTCCGCGCCATTGAGACCACCCATGGACGGGTTACCATGGAGGCTGCGATGGACATCGATCCCGTGCGGGGCGCCGACTTCGTGAAGCGGAATAAGATTCCGCGCCACTTCACCGATTACGCGACCATGCTGGCCGAAGTGAAACCTGACCTGGTTTTCATCGCCACTCCACCCGCGCAACACGCACCGATGAGCATCGCCGCGATGGAAGCCGGTGCTTGGGTTTTTTGCGAAAAACCCCTCTGCGGTTCTCTCGCCGAACTTGATCGCATCTCCGAAGCCGAGAAACGCACGGGCTGCTACACTGCGTGCATTCTTCAAATGCGCTTCGGTTCTTCGACCGCCCACGTTCGCCGTTTGTCTGATGAAGGCCACCTCGGCCGCCCGCTCGTCGGCGTGTGCAACACGCTCTGGTTCCGCGACGCCGCCTATTACTCCGTGCCCTGGCGCGGCCGCTGGGCGACTGAACTCGGCGGGCCCACCATGGGCCTGGGTATCCATGCGATGGATCACTTCCTCCACTTGATGGGCGACTGGCGCGAAGTGCGCGCCCTCGCCGCCACGCTCGACCGCGCGATCGAAGTCGAAGACGTTTCCATGGCCCTCGTGACGTTCGCAAACGGCGCAGTCGGCTCGATCGTCAACAGCGCGCTAAGCCCGCGTCAGGAAACCTACCTTCGTCTCGATTACCAACAGGGTACCATCGAGCTCACCCACCTCTACGGCTACACCCGCGACAACTGGAAATTCACGCCCGTCCCGCCCGCGCACGACGACTCCTTGCTGCAAGCCTGGCAATCGTTCCCACCCGATGTCGGATCGACCCACGGCGCGCAGCTGAACGCGCTCGTCGCCGATATGGACGCGAAACGCCAGCCCCTCACTTCCGGCGAAGAATCCCGCAAGACGCTCGAGCTGCTCACCGCGATCTACAAATCCGCGTTCACCGGCGAGATCGTCTCGCGCGGCTCCATCAAACCGGGCGACCCCTTCTACACGGCCTTGCACGGCCAGTGCTCGCCGCGCCGGGTCACCACCAAGTCTGTCAGCTGA
- a CDS encoding Type 1 glutamine amidotransferase-like domain-containing protein, which translates to MKRFLLLIVSLLSLGVSRAERVDLQTSKAASVLVCGGSMMNGDQFADSVQAVMKTHYAGCKKIALVLHATLPEDRDRMEERLRKAFQHLGGFAVESLHRHDRSGQRALLEKADGIFVGGGETFVLLSDLYRSGQIDILRRRVLAGIPFGGTSAGANVAGLLIGTTNDFPVTFVPTRRALAVFPAVINPHHPLPANKADFDGRVGKIKAYLRFNPDETVFALSNAAIARLNGGRVTLEAGAGWVYHGAGVRELKLGEEVPELMPKS; encoded by the coding sequence ATGAAACGTTTTCTCCTGCTTATCGTTTCTCTATTGAGCCTTGGTGTTTCGCGGGCGGAGCGCGTTGATCTACAAACATCCAAAGCGGCGTCCGTGCTGGTGTGCGGTGGCAGCATGATGAACGGCGATCAGTTTGCCGACTCCGTGCAGGCGGTGATGAAGACGCACTATGCGGGCTGTAAGAAAATCGCGTTGGTGCTGCACGCCACGCTGCCGGAGGATCGTGACCGGATGGAGGAACGGCTGCGCAAGGCGTTTCAGCATCTCGGAGGATTCGCCGTGGAGTCTTTGCATCGGCATGACAGATCCGGCCAGAGGGCGCTGCTGGAAAAGGCGGACGGCATTTTTGTCGGCGGAGGAGAGACGTTCGTTCTGCTTTCCGATCTCTACCGCTCAGGACAAATCGATATTCTGCGCAGACGAGTTCTTGCGGGAATTCCTTTTGGCGGCACGAGTGCCGGAGCGAATGTCGCAGGACTATTGATCGGGACGACGAACGATTTTCCGGTGACGTTTGTGCCGACGCGTCGTGCGCTCGCCGTGTTTCCCGCGGTGATCAATCCGCATCATCCGTTGCCTGCGAACAAAGCGGATTTCGACGGGCGTGTGGGGAAGATCAAAGCGTACCTGCGTTTCAACCCAGACGAGACGGTTTTTGCGTTGTCGAATGCGGCGATCGCCAGGCTCAACGGCGGGCGCGTCACGCTAGAGGCGGGCGCCGGTTGGGTTTATCACGGAGCGGGTGTGCGCGAGTTGAAGCTCGGCGAGGAAGTCCCGGAGCTCATGCCGAAGTCGTAG
- a CDS encoding sodium:solute symporter family protein, protein MTVLGLHIVDALVVVVYIIAVLAIGKILSHGVKGEGDYFLGGRSLGKWFQFFLSFGSMADPGQATTTSSSVYRQGAGGAWLALITLFLTPYYWFSNVWFRRVRLTTMADLFQDRFGKRFLATLYASTTIFIIIVGIAGGNVVALKTLQPLMVKDPAIYSPVEKQSVADFHEFTELRKVRQTAPLAEASEARYSVLKDYYDRGELQPYVTYLKPVLFYLVSTSLVAIFVMLGGLKASAMVDAVQAVLVILISVILIPFGLAQTGGVSGLHEKVPAVMFNLFGGGGMSEYTWYSIAALLLVQFVGIVGSQANMTIAGSAKNEFAARLGAVTGGFSKRFVTIAWAYCGLIALALFGPNLSDPDQVWGLLTSELLPVGLIGVMIIGILGGKLALLGAQSVVLSGLVVKNLYGPLFPGKSERHYMFVARATVPIVLALGVAVGLYLNSVVAILKFSIVLLVVWGVPITLIFLWRRLTEVAVRVQVLATLFVIAVVPWSVPAIPALAQSSALTLMTRERTTSTQMNATAADVTAGLAAKEGDSITKVVRTEPVSVFFEEGVVRTDIKNPDSPRTGKGLFRSEVYLVSLLGVDVAGFSPAQLMTTRYVVDALFPIFVLIVVSLLTQPTDPTRVARFHVRMKTPVALTLDQDARDVEASYANPTRYDHLKLFPKSNWEFTKWNKQDTLGFIGCCALVGVILIFFKGVLLLGS, encoded by the coding sequence ATGACCGTCCTTGGCCTTCATATCGTAGATGCTCTCGTAGTCGTCGTTTATATCATCGCGGTCCTCGCGATTGGAAAAATTCTCTCTCACGGAGTGAAGGGGGAAGGAGACTATTTCCTAGGCGGCCGCTCGCTAGGGAAGTGGTTTCAGTTTTTCCTGAGCTTCGGCAGCATGGCCGATCCGGGGCAGGCGACCACGACGTCGAGTTCGGTGTACCGTCAGGGCGCGGGCGGTGCGTGGCTCGCGCTGATCACGTTGTTTCTCACGCCGTACTATTGGTTCAGCAATGTCTGGTTCAGGCGTGTGCGTCTCACGACGATGGCGGATCTTTTTCAGGATCGTTTCGGAAAACGATTTCTGGCGACGCTGTACGCCAGCACGACGATCTTCATCATCATCGTGGGTATTGCCGGCGGAAACGTGGTCGCGCTCAAAACACTCCAGCCGTTGATGGTGAAAGATCCGGCGATCTACTCACCTGTGGAGAAACAGAGTGTGGCTGATTTTCACGAGTTCACTGAACTCAGGAAGGTGAGGCAGACGGCACCGCTCGCTGAAGCGAGCGAAGCGCGGTACAGCGTGCTAAAGGATTACTATGATCGCGGTGAGCTTCAGCCGTACGTCACTTATTTGAAGCCGGTGCTGTTCTACCTCGTTTCGACGTCGCTCGTGGCGATTTTCGTCATGCTGGGCGGACTGAAAGCATCCGCGATGGTCGATGCCGTGCAGGCGGTGCTCGTCATCTTGATATCGGTTATCCTGATACCGTTCGGTCTCGCACAGACGGGAGGCGTCAGTGGGCTGCACGAGAAAGTGCCGGCGGTGATGTTTAATCTCTTCGGAGGAGGCGGGATGAGCGAGTACACGTGGTACTCGATCGCGGCGTTGTTGCTCGTGCAGTTCGTGGGCATCGTCGGATCGCAGGCGAATATGACGATCGCCGGCTCCGCGAAAAACGAGTTTGCCGCACGGCTGGGTGCGGTGACCGGTGGATTCAGCAAACGCTTCGTCACGATAGCCTGGGCTTACTGCGGATTGATCGCGCTGGCGCTGTTTGGGCCGAACCTCTCCGACCCGGATCAAGTGTGGGGATTGCTCACGAGCGAACTGCTGCCGGTCGGTTTGATTGGCGTCATGATCATCGGCATTCTCGGCGGAAAGCTGGCGCTACTGGGCGCGCAGTCGGTGGTGCTTTCAGGTCTCGTGGTGAAAAATCTCTACGGCCCGCTGTTCCCCGGAAAGAGCGAGCGGCACTATATGTTCGTGGCGCGTGCGACGGTGCCGATCGTTTTGGCTCTCGGCGTAGCGGTGGGGCTGTACCTCAACAGCGTCGTCGCGATTTTGAAATTCTCCATCGTGCTGCTGGTCGTGTGGGGCGTGCCGATCACGCTAATTTTCCTGTGGCGCCGGCTCACCGAAGTCGCGGTGCGCGTGCAGGTGCTGGCGACGCTGTTTGTGATCGCGGTGGTACCGTGGAGCGTTCCGGCGATTCCGGCTCTCGCGCAATCATCCGCGCTGACGTTGATGACCCGGGAACGGACGACCTCGACGCAGATGAACGCCACGGCGGCCGATGTGACGGCGGGGCTGGCGGCGAAGGAAGGCGACTCGATCACGAAGGTGGTCCGCACAGAGCCTGTTTCGGTTTTCTTTGAAGAAGGTGTGGTGCGCACGGATATCAAGAATCCGGATTCACCGCGCACAGGAAAAGGACTCTTCCGGAGCGAAGTGTATCTGGTGTCGTTGCTGGGCGTCGATGTGGCGGGTTTCAGCCCGGCGCAATTGATGACGACGCGTTACGTGGTGGATGCTCTGTTTCCGATCTTCGTCCTGATCGTGGTGAGCTTGCTCACGCAGCCTACTGATCCCACGCGGGTCGCGCGCTTCCATGTGCGCATGAAGACTCCCGTAGCGCTGACATTGGATCAGGACGCGAGGGACGTGGAGGCGAGCTATGCGAATCCGACGCGTTACGATCACTTGAAGCTCTTCCCGAAATCGAACTGGGAATTCACCAAATGGAACAAGCAGGACACTCTGGGCTTTATCGGGTGCTGCGCGTTGGTTGGCGTGATTTTGATCTTCTTCAAAGGAGTGCTGCTGCTCGGCAGCTAG
- a CDS encoding WD40/YVTN/BNR-like repeat-containing protein translates to MRRLLVTLFLLAGIPVFAAQPKHDLYLCVSQSKPFVIGMKVQQLNGIYRIDDQETPVHVGFNHPRQDTLTVDPRGARTIFSVGLNGVLRYSIDGKSCRIMTSWDMTEPKDIAIDPHAPDTLYIGLPDGIGVSHDGGQTWKRSNKGITRSYTQSILVDRTRQGRVLAGTELGIYLSEDGAKTWRRVFETSHTVNDIKQSPHDPRVMLAVTQSDGAVLSRDGGATWKAISQIDKKHTLHNGDFDATDPKRLAVSGWGCGVLVSEDGGATWVSRNDGLPNREVWRVAIDPDRPGRLYASPHQNAVFSSDDFGRTWKKQWFEAATVWDFVFVPRQ, encoded by the coding sequence ATGCGACGACTACTTGTTACCTTGTTCTTGCTGGCCGGAATTCCGGTTTTTGCGGCGCAGCCCAAACACGATCTCTATCTCTGCGTCAGCCAGTCGAAGCCGTTCGTGATTGGGATGAAGGTGCAGCAATTGAACGGTATCTACCGGATCGACGATCAAGAGACTCCCGTACACGTCGGCTTCAATCATCCGCGGCAGGACACGCTGACGGTTGATCCCCGGGGAGCCCGGACGATTTTCAGCGTGGGTCTCAACGGTGTGCTGCGTTACTCCATCGATGGGAAATCGTGCCGGATCATGACGAGCTGGGACATGACGGAGCCCAAGGACATCGCGATAGATCCGCACGCGCCGGATACGCTCTACATCGGATTGCCGGACGGCATCGGCGTTTCGCACGATGGCGGTCAGACGTGGAAACGCTCCAACAAAGGAATCACTCGTTCGTACACGCAGAGTATTTTGGTGGATCGTACACGACAGGGCCGGGTTTTGGCGGGGACTGAACTCGGCATTTATCTTAGTGAAGACGGTGCGAAGACTTGGCGCAGGGTTTTTGAGACCTCGCACACGGTGAACGACATCAAGCAGTCGCCGCACGATCCGCGTGTGATGCTGGCGGTGACTCAAAGCGACGGTGCGGTGTTGTCCCGCGATGGCGGTGCCACGTGGAAGGCCATCAGCCAGATCGATAAGAAGCACACACTGCACAATGGTGATTTCGATGCGACCGATCCGAAGCGACTCGCGGTTAGCGGGTGGGGTTGTGGAGTCCTCGTTTCCGAAGATGGTGGGGCCACCTGGGTTTCACGAAACGACGGACTGCCCAATCGGGAAGTCTGGCGCGTGGCGATAGATCCGGATCGCCCGGGACGGCTTTATGCTTCGCCACATCAGAACGCAGTTTTTTCGTCGGACGATTTTGGACGTACGTGGAAGAAACAGTGGTTCGAGGCCGCCACGGTCTGGGACTTTGTTTTCGTGCCACGACAGTAA
- a CDS encoding helix-turn-helix domain-containing protein → MPSALKYRAEPWLQSPLRTAVGEIELAGLLRNVTGLDPANMRILRRFTLVLMVEGRGYYQDARGTKLEWAAGDVVLVFPEIAHAYGPLPGTEWAQIYFVFDGPQFQLWRAQGLLAPERPVLRLGSPDYWRRRLHDVVKGESQHSPGASLRSVGRFLQVLAQMVATDADKSSQSGREAWLERSLQLLGDRTSEGWPSPQAVARQVGFNYENFRKRFVQQTGESPGRYQKRRRLDWACAAIYHGEHSFKQVAEELGFCDVFHFSKAFKQHIGQTPSEYRRRARG, encoded by the coding sequence ATGCCGTCTGCATTAAAATACCGGGCCGAACCGTGGTTGCAGAGCCCGTTACGCACAGCGGTGGGGGAGATCGAGCTGGCGGGATTGCTGAGAAACGTGACTGGGCTGGATCCGGCAAATATGCGGATTTTGAGACGTTTCACTCTCGTGCTCATGGTGGAGGGCCGGGGCTACTACCAAGACGCGCGGGGGACCAAGCTCGAATGGGCGGCCGGCGATGTGGTGCTGGTTTTTCCCGAGATCGCGCACGCGTATGGCCCACTGCCCGGGACCGAGTGGGCGCAGATCTACTTTGTGTTTGATGGGCCTCAGTTTCAGCTTTGGCGGGCGCAGGGATTACTCGCTCCCGAGCGCCCGGTGCTGCGGCTCGGATCACCGGATTACTGGAGGCGCCGATTGCACGATGTGGTGAAAGGTGAGTCGCAACACAGCCCGGGAGCGTCGCTGCGATCGGTCGGGCGGTTCTTGCAGGTGCTCGCGCAAATGGTGGCTACGGACGCGGACAAGAGCAGCCAGTCGGGGCGTGAAGCCTGGCTCGAGCGAAGCTTACAGCTATTGGGCGATCGCACCTCGGAAGGCTGGCCATCGCCGCAAGCGGTGGCGCGTCAGGTGGGGTTTAATTACGAGAATTTCCGCAAGCGCTTCGTGCAGCAAACGGGCGAATCTCCGGGGCGCTATCAAAAACGGCGTCGCCTGGATTGGGCGTGCGCGGCGATTTATCACGGGGAGCATTCGTTCAAGCAGGTCGCGGAGGAACTCGGGTTTTGCGACGTCTTTCATTTTTCGAAAGCTTTTAAGCAGCACATCGGTCAGACGCCGTCCGAATACCGGCGTCGCGCCCGCGGCTAG
- a CDS encoding M28 family peptidase, with protein MLYYSSFRNVAGAAVLLAASALAALGNLPSEESLKEGGKAAHVMLTHLCDDFGGRLTGSKTNQGALERLVGELKKLGLNPQTTTFSMPGWERDDDSVEMLAPVKRRLRVAALSYTQAQRSFEASVVNIGAGGAGAYPEGKNLRGFVGLLAANSSVPLQEILREASARGLKGVLFVNREDGGQLLARTGSFVGEKLPMPVFSVTQEEGLWIGRLLARDVPVRVKLETKSRSTEITTANVSVTFPGKTSQRVVVGAHFDSWDLGQGAMDNGIGTAQLFALAHVLRGQELQRTVELIWFNGEEQGLWGSRHEAKRIGDAPVVAMINLDMMGVPQAVNALGDASLVPALERWNKSRGDARLPNGVLNFNWFGSDHTHYQIAGVRTVTFSAPIERTSVRYYHDFADTIDKVSEKLIVDSTAVIGSLVFALAEDAELEAFRRDRAETEKLFTEFKLEARMKGAGLWPLPDFISKPSSTP; from the coding sequence ATGTTGTACTATTCGAGTTTCCGAAATGTTGCAGGCGCCGCTGTCCTCTTGGCGGCAAGTGCGCTGGCGGCATTGGGAAATTTACCATCGGAGGAATCGTTGAAGGAGGGCGGCAAGGCCGCGCATGTGATGCTCACGCATCTCTGCGACGACTTTGGCGGACGGCTCACGGGATCAAAGACCAACCAAGGCGCGCTAGAGCGGCTGGTTGGTGAGTTAAAAAAGCTCGGCCTGAATCCGCAGACGACGACTTTTTCTATGCCGGGGTGGGAGCGCGACGATGACAGTGTGGAAATGCTCGCGCCTGTAAAACGACGGCTGCGGGTGGCCGCGCTTAGCTACACGCAGGCGCAGCGATCGTTTGAGGCGTCGGTGGTGAACATCGGCGCAGGGGGCGCAGGCGCTTATCCTGAAGGGAAGAATCTTCGCGGATTTGTCGGGTTGCTGGCGGCGAACTCCAGCGTGCCGTTGCAGGAAATTTTGAGAGAAGCTTCCGCGCGCGGACTCAAGGGCGTGCTTTTTGTGAACCGCGAAGATGGCGGACAGTTGCTCGCACGGACGGGAAGTTTTGTCGGAGAGAAACTGCCGATGCCGGTTTTCTCCGTCACGCAGGAGGAAGGATTGTGGATCGGGCGGTTGCTTGCGCGTGACGTTCCTGTGCGCGTGAAACTGGAGACGAAGTCACGCAGCACTGAGATAACGACTGCGAATGTCTCGGTGACTTTTCCGGGAAAAACTTCCCAGCGCGTCGTCGTGGGAGCGCATTTCGACAGCTGGGATCTGGGGCAAGGAGCCATGGATAACGGAATCGGTACGGCGCAATTGTTCGCGCTCGCCCACGTATTGCGCGGCCAGGAGCTTCAGCGCACAGTTGAGTTGATCTGGTTCAATGGAGAAGAGCAGGGGCTGTGGGGCTCGCGGCATGAAGCGAAGCGGATCGGAGACGCGCCGGTCGTTGCGATGATCAATCTCGACATGATGGGCGTGCCGCAGGCGGTGAATGCGCTGGGCGATGCCTCGCTGGTGCCAGCGCTCGAACGTTGGAATAAATCCCGCGGCGATGCGCGGCTTCCCAACGGCGTGCTCAACTTCAACTGGTTTGGCAGCGATCACACGCATTACCAGATCGCCGGTGTGCGCACGGTCACGTTTTCTGCGCCGATCGAGCGTACGTCGGTTCGCTACTATCACGATTTCGCCGACACGATCGACAAGGTATCCGAGAAGCTGATCGTCGATTCCACTGCGGTGATTGGCAGCCTCGTGTTTGCGCTGGCGGAGGACGCGGAACTGGAGGCGTTCCGACGGGATCGTGCAGAGACCGAAAAATTGTTTACCGAATTTAAGCTGGAGGCGCGGATGAAAGGAGCCGGGCTCTGGCCGCTTCCTGATTTTATTAGCAAACCTAGTTCCACCCCATGA
- a CDS encoding DUF455 family protein, with translation MAAPSVSAPVHISTSGRMAAVQHMARMQRLLFEVEREFVRTATTLIYRAGEPELKYLLCQHVWESAGHARFLRERGREMSGFGSGESVRESIRRLFNEAVMPSDVSVALAGFYRVIKPALLASYRHYLEATHHLADWPSRRLVEEFINDETRHTEEITPYLATIHASYWTDHLSAIVDSLGGLLGERPAIPLAAGSAWEHEKRAYTHPPTCNRGPYPTCSSAFSYDPDETPIVRSWLVDPKTDARVIRLMVYVWLMMELDAVDYLATIFYDTPEASFDLHHDMARHLWDESRHSQFGYRQLPKLGVDLMTLEHSLDLYNILVQMPPHERYAMMTMEFEAGSFPTKATVMDRVRELNDFEADTLLAFDRNDEQNHVRYGHHWLPQIMALCGETRPVDEFVKATQARFAELAKVHGGRTPHSLAPERRLTGNKVLQLALSR, from the coding sequence ATGGCCGCCCCCTCCGTCTCCGCTCCTGTACACATCTCCACGTCCGGCCGCATGGCCGCTGTTCAACACATGGCGCGCATGCAGCGCCTGCTGTTTGAAGTGGAGCGTGAGTTCGTTCGCACCGCCACCACGCTGATCTACCGCGCCGGCGAACCGGAGTTGAAGTATCTGCTTTGCCAGCACGTGTGGGAGTCGGCCGGACACGCCCGCTTCTTGCGGGAACGCGGTCGCGAGATGAGCGGCTTTGGCTCCGGGGAAAGCGTCCGTGAAAGCATCAGGCGTCTTTTCAACGAAGCGGTCATGCCCTCCGACGTTTCGGTGGCCCTCGCCGGATTCTATCGGGTGATCAAACCTGCGCTGCTCGCGTCCTATCGGCATTACCTCGAAGCGACCCATCATCTCGCTGACTGGCCGTCGCGTCGCCTGGTCGAGGAATTCATCAACGACGAAACCCGCCATACCGAAGAGATCACCCCGTACCTCGCGACCATCCACGCCAGCTACTGGACGGATCATCTCTCCGCGATTGTGGACAGCCTCGGAGGATTGCTAGGCGAACGCCCCGCAATCCCACTCGCGGCCGGCTCCGCTTGGGAACACGAAAAGCGCGCGTATACTCACCCTCCTACCTGCAACCGCGGCCCCTACCCGACGTGCTCAAGTGCGTTCAGTTATGACCCGGATGAAACGCCCATCGTTCGCTCCTGGCTGGTCGATCCGAAGACCGATGCACGCGTGATCCGTCTGATGGTGTATGTCTGGCTGATGATGGAGCTGGATGCCGTCGATTACCTCGCGACCATTTTCTACGACACGCCCGAAGCCTCTTTCGATCTGCACCACGACATGGCCCGTCACCTCTGGGACGAGTCGCGCCACAGCCAGTTTGGTTATCGCCAGCTGCCGAAACTCGGCGTCGATCTCATGACGCTCGAGCACTCGCTCGACCTCTACAATATCCTCGTCCAGATGCCGCCGCATGAACGCTACGCGATGATGACGATGGAATTTGAAGCCGGCAGTTTTCCCACGAAGGCGACCGTGATGGATCGCGTGCGTGAGTTAAACGACTTCGAGGCCGACACGCTTCTGGCCTTCGATCGCAACGACGAACAAAACCACGTCCGCTACGGCCATCATTGGCTGCCGCAGATCATGGCGTTGTGTGGTGAAACCCGGCCCGTCGATGAATTCGTGAAGGCCACTCAGGCGCGCTTTGCAGAACTGGCCAAAGTTCACGGCGGTCGCACTCCCCATTCGCTCGCTCCCGAGCGCCGGCTCACCGGCAATAAGGTTCTCCAGCTCGCACTCAGTCGCTAA
- a CDS encoding TetR/AcrR family transcriptional regulator translates to MPRKLAAKPTEEVPVRDRLLRAATTLFARAGLDGTTVDEIVETAEVNKRMVYHYFGNKEQLYQEVLTEAYRGLEVLEINTLSHNQDIEAMTAEIVRMYFNFLRDHPEFVRLLLWENLNDGRGLAGAGFKLSKDPMLGALNTFLQSGIAAGKIRNDMDARHLLISLIGLCLIYSSNRYTLSKALSLDLASPKVREDGIRHVTRLLLEGIKAAAS, encoded by the coding sequence ATGCCACGAAAACTCGCAGCCAAACCCACCGAGGAAGTTCCCGTGCGCGATCGCTTGCTGCGCGCCGCCACCACCCTTTTCGCGCGCGCCGGTCTCGATGGGACCACCGTCGACGAGATCGTGGAGACCGCCGAGGTCAACAAGCGCATGGTGTATCACTATTTTGGCAACAAAGAGCAGCTCTATCAGGAAGTGCTGACCGAAGCCTACCGGGGTCTGGAAGTCCTCGAGATCAACACGCTTTCCCACAACCAGGACATCGAGGCCATGACTGCCGAGATCGTCCGGATGTATTTCAACTTCCTGCGCGATCACCCCGAATTCGTGCGGCTGCTCCTGTGGGAAAACCTCAACGACGGGCGCGGTCTGGCCGGGGCGGGCTTCAAACTGAGCAAAGACCCCATGCTCGGAGCACTGAATACTTTTCTTCAAAGCGGTATCGCCGCGGGCAAGATCCGCAACGACATGGACGCGCGTCACCTGCTGATCAGCCTCATCGGCCTGTGCCTCATCTACAGCTCCAACCGGTACACACTCTCGAAAGCGCTGAGCCTCGATCTGGCTTCGCCCAAGGTGAGAGAAGACGGGATTCGTCACGTCACCCGTCTTCTCCTCGAAGGCATCAAGGCTGCGGCATCTTAG